Within Synechococcus sp. NB0720_010, the genomic segment CCACCGTCCCGCGCTGATCGCGGGTGGGGCCTGCATGCTCGTCTTTGTGGTCTGCTGGCCGCTCCTGGCCTGGTTGGCCGGTCAGCTGATTCCCGCGATCGGAGCCGGTGACTTCAACCGGGTGCTGCAGGTCATCGGCCTGGCCCTGACGGTCTTCATGCTGCAGAAGATCGCACAGTTTGGTCAGGACACCCTGCTGGCGGGACCGGCTCTGCAGGTCAGCCAGGAACTGCGCCGCCGGCTGTTCGCGCGGCTCCAACGTCTGGATTTCGGAGTGCTCGAGAAGCTCTCTGCTGGCGACCTGACCTACCGCCTGACAGAAGACGCCGATCGGGTGGGCGAGGTCATCTACAAGACGATCCAGGACACCACCCCCTCGGTGCTGCAGCTGGTGGTGGTCTTCGGCTACATGGTCTGGCTGGACTGGAAGCTCTCCATCGGCACCCTGCTGCTGGCCCCCTTGGTGGCCGTGCTGGTGAGCGTCTTTGGCGCCAAGGTCATGGGCGCCGCAGAAAAGAGTCAAAAACAGGTCAGCGAATTGGCCTCCCTGCTGGGAGAAGCGATCTCCGGACTCCCCCTGGTGCGGGCCTTTGCCGCTGAGCCCTGGCTGCAGCAGCGCTTTGAAGTTGAGATCGATCTGCATCGCAAGGCCCGCTACCGCACCCAGAAGCTGCTGGCCCTGCAGTACCCCGTCGTGGGCTTCCTGGAGGCCGCGGGCATCCTGGCGGTGCTGCTCATGGGCGCCGCCCGCATCCAAAGCGGTGACCTTGATGGACAGGGCTTCAGCAGCTACGTCGCCGCCCTGCTGATGCTGATCGACCCGATCAGCCACCTGACCACCAACTTCAACGAGTTCCAACAGGGCCAGGCCTCCCTCAAGCGCCTGCGGGAGATCGAGCGGGAAGCGGTCGAGCAACCCGATCGCCCGGACGCCCAACCCCTGGGGCGCGTCGCTGGCGAGCTGCTGCTCGAGCAGGTGAGTTTTGGCTACGACCCGCAGCAGCCCGTTCTGAAGAACCTCTCGCTCCAGGTCAAACCTGGCCAGGTCGTGGCCCTGGTCGGTCCCTCGGGGGCAGGCAAGAGCACCCTCTTTTCCCTACTGCTGCGCTTCAACACCGCCCAGGGCGGTCAGGTGCTGCTGGATGGGCGCAACCTGGCTGACCTCAAGGCCGCTGAGCTGCGCACGGCCGTGGCGCTGGTGCCTCAACAGAGCGCTGTCTTCTCTGGCACGGTCGCCGAAGCGATCGCCTTTGGCCGGCCGGCCACCCGGGAGCAGATCCAAGCGGCCGCACGCCTCGCCAATGCCGACGGTTTCATCGAGGCCCTTCCCGGCGGCTACGACGCCCGCGTCGAAGAGCGGGGCAGCAACTTCTCCGGCGGCCAACTGCAACGGCTGGCCATTGCCCGGGCGGTGCTCGGCAACCCGGCGGTGCTGCTGCTGGATGAGGCCACCAGCGCACTCGATGCCGAGGCAGAAGAAGCCGTGCAGAGGGGCCTCGATCAGGCCATGCAGGGCCGCACGGTTCTGGTGATTGCCCACCGCCTCTCCACCGTGCAGGAGGCCGATTCGATCCTGGTGCTCGAGAACGGCAAGATCGTCGATCAGGGCAACCACGACCTGCTGATCAGCCGCCCTGGTCGCTATCGCGACCTCTGCGAGCGCCAGCTGATTCGCGGTGCTTAACCTGGTCCCATGACGGACCAGGGCCCCACCGCCAAGCCACTCGGTGAGATGCCCGTCTGGGAATACCGGGTCATCCACATCAATGTGGACAACAACAATCCCCCGGCGCCCCCAGACCCAAAGGTGGCCAGTGAGCGGATGGGCGGGAAGCTCAGCCCGGAGTTCATCAGCCGGGAGTTCCCCCAGCAGTACGGACCGGAGCAGCAGGCCAAGGCCAAGGCCGCCCCGAAGCACCCCGCTGAGCAACTGCAGCACTTCCTGAACCTGCTGGGGAAGGAGGGCTGGGAGCTCACCACCACCACCCAGGTCGGGCAGCTGCTGATGTTCTTTTTCAAGCGACCGCTGCGGCCCCTGCCCAAGCAAATTGCAGCGGCAGAGAGCAAGAAAGACCCGTAAGGTGACCCGGTCTACCGCCTTGTGTCGTGACCGACTCCGCCGCCCAGATCCCCCCCGTCCTGACCTTTGAGGGGAAGCGCTACGACCTCAACACCCTGCCTGAGGAGGTCAAGGAGCTGGTGCGCGGCATGCAGGTGGCCGATGCCCAACTGCGCATGCACGAGGACACCCTCAAGGTCCTGGCCGTTGGCCGTCAGTCCATGGCCATGCAGCTCAACGACCGGCTGCAGGGCGTCACACCGATGGCGGACTGATCAGGCGATCGGCAGACCGCGCTCGTTGAAGATCCCCTCGAACAGGACCGAGCTGAGATAGCGCTCACCGGAGTCCGGGAGGACCACAACGATCGTCTTGCCGGCATGGGCTGGATCCTTGGCCAGGCGCAGGGCTGCCACCGCGGCGGCCCCGCAGCTGATGCCGGCCAGGATCCCCTCTTCTTTGGCGAGGCGCCGGGCCATCTCGACGGCCTCCTCATCGCTGACCTGCTCGACGGCATCGACCATGGCCAGATCCAGGTTGCCGGGAACAAAACCAGCACCGATCCCCTGAATCTTGTGGGGGCCGGGTTGCAGGGCATGGCCCCCCTTGGTCTGGCTGATCACCGGGCTGTTGATCGGCTCGACCGCCACCGTGTGCAGAGGCTTGGCCAGGGTGTTTTTGATGTAGCGGCTCACCCCGGTCAGGGTGCCGCCGGTGCCAACACCGGAGACGAAGACGTCGACGTTGCCGTCGGTATCGCTCCAGATCTCAGGGCCGGTGGTGTCGTGGTGGATCTGAGGATTCGCCGGATTCACGAACTGCTGCAGCAGCACGTAGCGATCGGGATCACTTGCGGCGATCTCCTTGGCACGGTTCACGGCCCCCGTCATGCCCAGCCGGCCCTCGGTGAGCTCGAGGTGGGCCCCAAAGGCCGTCAGCAGCTTGCGCCGCTCCAGGCTCATCGTTTCGGGCATGGTCAAGGTGAGCTTGATGCCCTTGCTGGCGGCCACAAACGCCAGGGCAATCCCGGTGTTGCCACTGGTGGGCTCAATCAGCTCCTTGCCGGGGCCAAGCAGACCGTCCCGTTCGGCGGCCGCCACCATCGCCGCACCGATCCGGCACTTCACCGAATAGGCAGGATTGCGGCCCTCGATCTTGGCCAGCACGCGCGCTCCGCAGCCCTCGGTGATGCGGTTGAGCTGAACCAGTGGGGTGCGCCCGATCGTGAGGCTGTTATCGCTAAAGATCGCGGCCATGGGGCTCGGAGCTGCACACATAACGGTGGCCGCACCCTAAGAACTGGGCAGGCAAATAGGGAAAACGTTTCTAGGGTTCGGATGATTTCGTAGTCCTGCTGTGGACCCCAAAAACCAGCGCCGCATCGCCGCCGTTCTGCTGGCTCTAGCGGGTGCGACCTCGATCGCACTGCCCTTCATTTCGGCCACGGCCCTGACCTTGAGCATCGGGGTGATCGCGGCGGTGGCTGGGGTCAGCCAACTGCTGCGCATCGGCCAAGCCGAGGACACCAAGGGCAAGGTCTTTCGCGGGCTCTCGGGTCTCTTCTATGTCGTAGCGGGCATCTGGGTCGTGGCCTACCCGGTTGAGAGTGAAATCAGCCTGACCCTCTTTGCCGGACTGCTGCTGATCTTTGAGGGGGTGATGGAGCTGGCCTCGGCCGCCGCCAGCCAAGCCCAGGCCCGCGGCCTGGTGCTCGCCGATGGCCTGATCACCGCCCTGCTGGGGGGGCTGCTCGTGGCGGAATGGCCCAGCGACAGCCTCTGGGCCGTGGGCACCCTCTTCGGGATCTCCCTGTTCTTCACTGGGTTCAGGCTGCTGACGGCTGAGTGACCCTCCCGCCCCGGTTCATCGTTGTTGGAGCGGGGCCCGCTGGATTGAGCCTGGCGCTCCAGCTCGCCGAAGGCGGAGCGCAGGTCGAGCTGATCGAAGCCAGTGAACGCTTTAGCCGGCAGTTCCGCGGCGATGCCCTGATGCCCAGTGGTCAGGAGGCCCTGGCCCGAATGGGACTGCTGCCGCTGCTGGAGCACCTGCCGCAGCGGCCCCTGGAGGGATGGAGCGTCTGGCTCGAGCGCCAGCGCCTCTTCCAGGTGGCAGAACCCCTGGGGTCGCTGCAACCCTGCCGGCTCGTACCTCAGCAGAGCCTGCTGGAGGCACTGCTCGAGCGAGCCCTGCGCTGCCCGACGCTGCGCTGGAGGCCAGGCCAGGCTGTCCGCCGGCTCCTCCGGTGCGATGGGCGCATCAGCGGCGTCGAGCTCAGCAACGGCGAGGCGCTGCAGGCGGATCTGGTCATCGGCTGCGATGGCCGCGGTTCACTGCTGCGTCAACAGGCCGGGATTCCACTGCGCCACTCGGGCAGTCCACTGGAGTTGCTCTGGTTTGCGCTGCCTGGACCGATCCCCAGCGACTGCGTCTGGGGTTTCCAGACCCTCGTGGCCGGCGGCCGCATCGGCAGTGCCTGCCTCAATGCCTCAGGGGATCTGCAACTGGCCTGGTTGCTCGAGCCCCAGGACAGCGCAGAGTCCCTCACCCCGCAGGAGTGGGCAGAGCGGTTGGCGGCGCTGGCACCGGAGCCCCTGGCCCATCTGCTGCAGGAGCGGGGGGAGAGGCTGAGCGCCCCCGTGCGGTTCAAGGTCCAGGTGGGCATGGCGGAGCGTTGGCAGCAACCGGGTTTGCTGCTGCTTGGGGATGCCGCCCACCCGATGAGTCCGGTTCGTGCCCAAGGCATCAACCTGGCGTTGCGGGACAGCTTGGTGGCGGCTGAGTTGCTGCTGGAGCGCTCCAGTGACCTCGATGGAGCAGCACAGGCCATTGAGAAACGCCGGCGGGCAGAGGTCAGCCAGATGCAGCAGCTTCAGCAGGCGGAAGCGAGGCAGGGCCATTGGCTTGGCCATCAGCGCATCCTCCGCACGGGACTGATAGGAGGACGCGCCATCACCGGGCCCTTGGCGCAACGGGTGTGGACCAACAGGCAAGGACCACTACGGGACGGTCGCTGGAACGCCTTGGCCGGGGCAAACCTTCAGCCCTAAGGATCAAGACAGGCCAGCGTCGCGCGATCTGCCTGGCCAAGCCCGGGGGTTGGAGCCAGAGTGTGATCAGCCGTCAGGAGATGGACGACCTGGGATGTCCGACAACCTCCAAGACGAACGTTGGATCGAGATCTGCCCCCATTACGGCGGGCCGAACTGCAACGAGCACTGTGCGGCCCGGCTTCGGGAGGTGTTTAAGCACTACGACGTCAATATCCCCACCGTTGATCAGTTCTGCCCCCTGAAAGGGGAACCAACAACCTCACCGCCAGAGAAGCCGCGGGATCGCTTTGAAGTGATGCACGAGCAGCCGAGCGATTGATCAACCCAAGGTGGCTGGGGACGGTCGCTCCATGGGATCCAACCACTCGGCACAATGCGTCACCGGAATCATCAACAGCATTGGCAAGGCGCAAACCGCCAGCTGCGAGCCACTCAGCGGGCTTGTGCCGAAGAAGGCATTCATCCAACCGGCCTGACTGAAGAGCCCTTGCAGGGCGAACGTGGCCATCACTCCCAGGGGGACGGCAGGTGCCTGGCGCAGATCCTGCAAGCGGAACGGCCAGACCTGGCGCCAATGGCTAATGGCCACGAGATACACCAAGTGCGACAGCACCAAACCCTGCACCGCCATCGTCCGGGCCAACGGAAGATCACCGAACTGATGCTGAGCCCAGAAGAACAGCCCGAAGATCACACACCAATTGAAGAGGGAGACCAGGATCACGCGTCGGATTAATGCCGGGTTCAAGAGGGGCTCTTCCGGCTGTCGCGGCGCCTGGTTCATCAACGCGGGGCTCAGCGGTTCAAAGGCCAGGGCGATGGACATGGTCAGTGAACAAACCATGTTCAGCCAAAGCACCTGCAATGCACTGACGGGCAAGGGGGTCCCAAGCAGACCCGCCATCAGGATCGTCATGGAGGCGCCGCCATTCACCGGAAGGACAAAGGCCAGGGTCTTCCTCAAGTTGAGGTAGACCCCGCGACCCTCTTCCACGGCCGCCTCGATCGTGGCGAAGTTGTCATCGGTCAGCAGCATGTCGGCGGCCTGACGGGCCACCTCCGTCCCACTGCGTCCCATGGCGATGCCGATGTCCGCTTGCTTCAGAGCGGGAGCATCGTTGACGCCATCGCCGGTCATGGCCACCACTTCGCCGTTGGCCTGCAGTGCCTCAACCAGCTGAAGTTTCTGGGCTGGGGCAACACGGGCAAAGACATCAACGGAATCCACCACCTCCGCCAGGGCGTCGGAGCTCAGGGCTGCCAAGGCCGATCCATCCATGGCCTGAACCTCTCCAGGGGAGCCAATTCCCATCAACCGAGCAATGGCGATGGCCGTTTGAATGTGATCGCCGGTGATCAACTTCACCTTGACCCCAGCGGCCCTGCAGGCGGCAACCGCTTGGATCGCCTCCGGTCGCGGCGGGTCCTGCATTCCTTGGAGCCCAAGAAAGGTGAAATCGCCGTTGAGGTGGTGGTGCTCAAGCCGCTGCTGCTGTGCACCCAGACCAATGGCAAACGCCAAAACCCGCTCGCCTTGGCCCGCCATGGCGGAGACCGCCGCCTGAATCGCCTCGGCATTGAGCACGCAACGCTGCCCCTGCGCGTCCAACGCATGACTGCAGCGCTGCAGAACAGCCTCCACGGATCCCTTCAGCAAGATGCGCTCGCTGCCGTGCAGGGTCGCCATGTATTGCCGTTCGGACTCGAACGGCAATACATCGCGCCGCGGGTGCTGGTCATGGGCTGAGCGATGGTTCATCCCAACGGAATGTGCGGCCGCCAGCAGAGCCGTTTCGGTGGGATCGCCTACCCATTGGTCATCGCTACCGGCCTGTGCGTCGTTGCACAACAAGCCGGCCAGCAGGGTCTCCTGAAGAGCGAGATTGACTCCCTTGCCCGCATCGTCCATGGGCCAGAGGTCCCGCAGTGGCTGGAGAACTCCGGCGGCATAGACATGCTCGACCGTCATCCGGTTCTGGGTGAGCGTCCCTGTCTTGTCTGAGCAGATCACGGTTGTACTGCCGAGCGTCTCCACGGCAGGCAACTTGCGGATGATCGCGCTGCGTTTGGCCATCCGATGAACGCCAATGGCCAGGATGATCGTGACAATCGCCGGGAGTTCCTCTGGGATGGCACCCACGGCGAGGGCCACGGCGCCATCGAACATCTCGGCCCAATCTCGTCCCTTCGCCAGACCCACGACAAAGGTGAAGATCGCGAGCAGAACGATCAGTCGCAGCAGCGTGCGACTGAAGCCCACCAACTTGCGGGTTAAGGGGGTGGAGAGGCTGACCGCCTGATTCAGGGCCACCGAGATCTGCCCCACCTCCGTGGCATCGCCAGTGGTCACCACAACACCTGTGCCCTGCCCTGCGGTGACAAAACTCCCGGCGTAGGCCATGCAACTGCGCTCAGCGAGGGGAACCTCTAGCTGCAACGCTCCGGTGGATTTCTCGACGGGCACTGACTCCCCAGTCAGGGCAGATTCATCGGTGCGCAAGGAGCGGACCTGCAGCAGCCGCAGATCCGCTGGAACCTTGCAGCCAGCCTCGAGCTGCACGACATCACCAGGCACCAACGCCTCGGAATCCAGCTGCAGGGCAGCGCCATCTCGGAGCACCAAGACATCGGTGCGGACGCTGTCGGCTAAAGCCGCAATCGCGCTCTCGGCTTTGCCTTCCTGAACGGTGCCGATCACCGCATTGATCACGGTGACGCTGATGATCACCAAGGCATCCTGCGGATCACCCATCGCGAGCTTGACGGCCCCGACGATCAGCAGGGTGATCAGTAGGGGATTGTCGAACTGCTGAAGGAACCGAAGCCACAACGGCTTCAGCGGTTCTGGGCTCAGGCGATTCGTTCCGACTTGATGGACGCGCCGTTGCACTTCCGCAGGGGAGAGCCCCCGTTTCGCGTCGGTCTCGAGTGCAGCAACAACCTCACCCCCGCTTGAGACGTAAGCAGGGGTGAGAAGCGGCTGCATCGCAGGGGCATCGAGCTAGCCCTAGCGATAGCTCAAATCAGCGGACGAAGAGCATCTCCTGGTAGGTGGGCAGCGGCCAGGCGGTGTCATCCACCAGACCCTCCAGGGCATCGGCGGCCTCCCGCAGTTCACCCATGCGGACCATCAGCTGGTCGGCACAGTGACGCATGTGGGCCTCGGAGCCGTGGGGCGCATTGCCCAGAGCGGTCTCCAGGGCGGCGGCACGGTCCAGCAGCTGCTGATTCAGGCCAGCGATTTGCTGGGCGAGCGCCTTGGAAGGATTCAGGCCGATGGCCTCCTGCTCCTGCAGCGATCCAGCCAGCTCGCCGAGGTAGGCGCTGACGGCGGGATAGAGCTGGGTGCGGGCGATCCGCACGGCCAGGCGGGCCTCCACCTCAATCGCCAGGCAGTACTGCTCGGAGTAGACCTCGTAGCGGCTCTCCAGCTCAACGGGGCTGAGCACGTTGTGGCGGGAGAACAGGTCGCGAATGGCCGGGCGCTGCAGCACCGGCAGGGCATCGGCGGTGGTGCGCAGGTTCTCCAGACCTCGCTCCTTGACGGCCAGCTCATGCCACTCGCTGGAGTAGCCGTCGCCGCCAAAGATCACGTTGCCGTTCTCCTGGGTGATCTGCTGCAGCACAGCCATGCTGGCCTTCTCGACGCTCTCGCCCTTGGCCGTGCGGGCCTCCAGCTGATCGGCAATCCAGGCCAGGGAATCGGCCAGCACCGTGTTGAGGACCACCAAGGGACCAGCCACGGACTGGCCGGAGCCCACGGCGCGGAACTCGAAGCGGTTGCCGGTAAAGGCGAAGGGTGAGGTGCGGTTACGGTCGCCGGCGTCCTTGGGGAACTCCGGCAGGCTGTCGATGCCCAGACGCATCATTCCGCCGGTGGCCGAGCTCTTGAGCTGGCCGCCCTTGATCTGGTTGAAGACGTCCTCGAGCTGGCTGCCGAGGTAAACGGAGATGATCGCCGGAGGTGCTTCGTTGGCGCCCAGGCGGTGGTCATTGCTGGCGGTTGCAATCGCCGCACGCATCAGCGGGCCGTACTGGTGCACGCCGCGGATCACAGCCCCGCAGAACAGCAGGAACTGCATGTTCTCGTGGGGGGTGCTGCCGGGATCCAGCAGGTTGCCCTGGGTGCTGTTGCCGATCGACCAGTTGACGTGCTTGCCGCTGCCGTTGACGCCGGCGAAGGGCTTCTCGTGCAGCAGGCAGGTGAAGCCGTGCTTCTTCGCCGTGCTCTTGAGCACGGTCATGATCAGCTGCTGGTGATCGGTGGCGACGTTGGCCGCCTCGTGCACCGGAGCGATCTCGAACTGGCCGGGAGCCACCTCGTTGTGACGGGTCTTGGCAGGAACGCCCAGGCGGTAGAGCTGGTCCTCCACGTCCTGCATGAACACCTGAACCCGCTCGGGGATGGCGCCGAAGTAGTGGTCATCGAACTGCTGACCCTTGGCCGGGGGAGCACCAAAGAGGCTGCGGCCCGAGAGCTGCAGGTCCGGGCGGAGCGCCATCAGGGCGTTATCCACCAGGAAGTACTCCTGCTCAGCGCCGCAGCTGGAGTTGATCGGGGCGATCTCGGTCTCGCCCAGCAGTTGCAGCACCCGCTTGGCCTGGCGGTTGACCGCGGCATTGGAGCGCAGCAGCGGCGTCTTCTTGTCCAGGGCCTCACCGGTCCAAGAGACAAAGACCGTCGGGATGCAGAGGGTGACGCCGTTGGGCGTGCGCATCAGCCAGGCGGGGCTGGTGGCATCCCAGGCGGTGTAGCCGCGGGCCTCGAAGGTGGAGCGCAGGCCACCGTTGGGGAAGGAGGAACCGTCGGGCTCACCCTGCACCAGCAACTTGCCGGTGAAGGCGGTGATGGCACGGCCATCACTCTTGGGGGTGATGAAGCCGTCGTGCTTCTCCGCGGTCAGGTTGGTGAGCGGGTAGAAGACGTGGGAGTAGTAGAGGGCGCCGCGGCTGGTCGCCCAGTCCTTCATGGCATTCGCCACGGAGTCGGCGATGGACGGGTCGATCGCACCACCTTCACGGATGGTTTTCTGAAGCGACTTGAACACCTGGCGAGGCAGGGCCTCCTTCATCCGAGCCAGGGTGAAGACGTCATCGGCCCAGATCTCATGCAGGGCCGAAGGCTTGGTCACCGCAGCGGGCTTACGCCGCTGAATGGTCTGCAGGGCAGCAAAACGCTCAGCGCTTGGCATGGCCACTTCGGTATCAGAGTGACACCATCATCGGGGACAGCAGGTCCGCTAACGCAGGGTGCGCCAGTCGCCACTGGGAGTCCGGCGCTCCAGGCCAATGAACTGAGTGATCAGTTGATCCTGCAGTTCTGAGGGGATCGCAGGATCGATCAGCCCTTGATGGACCAGCCAGGTCAGGGCCGCACTTTGGGCGAGCTCAAGGCTCTCAAAGCAGTCATCGAGGACTGGATGGGGTTCACCGCCACGGTCCGTCAAGCGGAATTCCACGGGGAAGGAATGGAGGAGTGTCATCAGCCCAAGCCTGGCGGCAACGGCGCAGCCGTGCGGCAGCGCAGGACACAGCTTCCGGTAGTCCGCTAGCTCAGCTCAAACAGCAGCAGATCCACCCCATCGGCTCCAGCCTGAGCAGAAGCCGGAGCCTCGCCGGCAGCCAGTCCCAGGCCATCACCCCGGGCCAAGGGCTGGGGCAGGGCCAAGCCACCCGTGATGATCTGCAGCCAACTGGCGCAGCGATCGGAGGCCGGCCAGGCCAGCTCGGTCCCCGCTGGGACCTGGGCGCGCCAGAGCCGCACGGAGCGATGAATCGCCATAGCCCCGTCTGCGGCCTGGGGGTCGATCAGGGGCGTCCAGCCCTCGGCCAAGGCGAAGGGCTTCTGTTCGTAGTCAGGCGGGATCCCCGCTGAGGCGGGTTCAATCCAGATCTGCAGCAGGCGGCAGGGGGCCTGGCCGCCATTGACCTCGCTGTGGACCACACCGGTGCCAGCGCTCATCCGCTGCACCTCCCCAGCCCGCAGCACCTCGGCATGGCCCATGGAATCGCGGTGGTGCAACTCCCCCTCGACCATCACCGTGATGATCTCCATGTCCCGGTGCGGGTGCATGCCAAAGCCCTTGCCGGCGGCAATGACGTCGTCATTGATGACCCGCAGCGGACCGAAGCCCATCCAGGCCGGGTCGTAATGACTGGAGAAGGAAAAGCTGTGCCAGCTGTCGAGCCAATCGAGCTGGCTATGGAAACGCTCAGCTGCGGGACGCAACAGCGGGGGCATTACTCGGGAGCTTGAAGCCGCTGCAGTCTGGCGAGCAGGTCCGCGATGCTGTCGTCCTTGGCCGGATGGCTGCCGTTGCTCACCAGCTGACGACCCACGACATGGGCGCCCAAGTGCGCCAATTGCAGCCGCAGGGCGGTCATCACCGTGTAGCCACCGCCGCCCGAGTGGGTCGCGATCACAACGGGCCGGCCATTGAAGAGGGCCCGGAAGTCGCTGCCCTGCACCGACAGCCAGGCGATGGCGCTGGTCAGCACCGGCGGGATCGAGCCGTTGTATTCCGGAGCACAGATCACCCAGCGGGGCGTGTCCATCAGCTTCTGCTGCAGCCCGGCGAGAGCGGCCGGGGGGCCCTGCTCCTGGGCGCGGGGCGTGAAGAGCGGCAGGTCAACGGCGGTGAGATCCAGCACCTCAGCACTGCTGCCTTGGCTCTGGGCGGCCGC encodes:
- the cysK gene encoding cysteine synthase A, producing the protein MAAIFSDNSLTIGRTPLVQLNRITEGCGARVLAKIEGRNPAYSVKCRIGAAMVAAAERDGLLGPGKELIEPTSGNTGIALAFVAASKGIKLTLTMPETMSLERRKLLTAFGAHLELTEGRLGMTGAVNRAKEIAASDPDRYVLLQQFVNPANPQIHHDTTGPEIWSDTDGNVDVFVSGVGTGGTLTGVSRYIKNTLAKPLHTVAVEPINSPVISQTKGGHALQPGPHKIQGIGAGFVPGNLDLAMVDAVEQVSDEEAVEMARRLAKEEGILAGISCGAAAVAALRLAKDPAHAGKTIVVVLPDSGERYLSSVLFEGIFNERGLPIA
- a CDS encoding HAD-IC family P-type ATPase; protein product: MQPLLTPAYVSSGGEVVAALETDAKRGLSPAEVQRRVHQVGTNRLSPEPLKPLWLRFLQQFDNPLLITLLIVGAVKLAMGDPQDALVIISVTVINAVIGTVQEGKAESAIAALADSVRTDVLVLRDGAALQLDSEALVPGDVVQLEAGCKVPADLRLLQVRSLRTDESALTGESVPVEKSTGALQLEVPLAERSCMAYAGSFVTAGQGTGVVVTTGDATEVGQISVALNQAVSLSTPLTRKLVGFSRTLLRLIVLLAIFTFVVGLAKGRDWAEMFDGAVALAVGAIPEELPAIVTIILAIGVHRMAKRSAIIRKLPAVETLGSTTVICSDKTGTLTQNRMTVEHVYAAGVLQPLRDLWPMDDAGKGVNLALQETLLAGLLCNDAQAGSDDQWVGDPTETALLAAAHSVGMNHRSAHDQHPRRDVLPFESERQYMATLHGSERILLKGSVEAVLQRCSHALDAQGQRCVLNAEAIQAAVSAMAGQGERVLAFAIGLGAQQQRLEHHHLNGDFTFLGLQGMQDPPRPEAIQAVAACRAAGVKVKLITGDHIQTAIAIARLMGIGSPGEVQAMDGSALAALSSDALAEVVDSVDVFARVAPAQKLQLVEALQANGEVVAMTGDGVNDAPALKQADIGIAMGRSGTEVARQAADMLLTDDNFATIEAAVEEGRGVYLNLRKTLAFVLPVNGGASMTILMAGLLGTPLPVSALQVLWLNMVCSLTMSIALAFEPLSPALMNQAPRQPEEPLLNPALIRRVILVSLFNWCVIFGLFFWAQHQFGDLPLARTMAVQGLVLSHLVYLVAISHWRQVWPFRLQDLRQAPAVPLGVMATFALQGLFSQAGWMNAFFGTSPLSGSQLAVCALPMLLMIPVTHCAEWLDPMERPSPATLG
- a CDS encoding NADPH-dependent FMN reductase yields the protein MADVLVLSASNGENLKLADRFAAAAQSQGSSAEVLDLTAVDLPLFTPRAQEQGPPAALAGLQQKLMDTPRWVICAPEYNGSIPPVLTSAIAWLSVQGSDFRALFNGRPVVIATHSGGGGYTVMTALRLQLAHLGAHVVGRQLVSNGSHPAKDDSIADLLARLQRLQAPE
- a CDS encoding pirin-like bicupin family protein, which encodes MPPLLRPAAERFHSQLDWLDSWHSFSFSSHYDPAWMGFGPLRVINDDVIAAGKGFGMHPHRDMEIITVMVEGELHHRDSMGHAEVLRAGEVQRMSAGTGVVHSEVNGGQAPCRLLQIWIEPASAGIPPDYEQKPFALAEGWTPLIDPQAADGAMAIHRSVRLWRAQVPAGTELAWPASDRCASWLQIITGGLALPQPLARGDGLGLAAGEAPASAQAGADGVDLLLFELS
- a CDS encoding DUF6447 family protein; translated protein: MTDSAAQIPPVLTFEGKRYDLNTLPEEVKELVRGMQVADAQLRMHEDTLKVLAVGRQSMAMQLNDRLQGVTPMAD
- a CDS encoding HdeD family acid-resistance protein, with the protein product MDPKNQRRIAAVLLALAGATSIALPFISATALTLSIGVIAAVAGVSQLLRIGQAEDTKGKVFRGLSGLFYVVAGIWVVAYPVESEISLTLFAGLLLIFEGVMELASAAASQAQARGLVLADGLITALLGGLLVAEWPSDSLWAVGTLFGISLFFTGFRLLTAE
- a CDS encoding glutamine synthetase III — protein: MPSAERFAALQTIQRRKPAAVTKPSALHEIWADDVFTLARMKEALPRQVFKSLQKTIREGGAIDPSIADSVANAMKDWATSRGALYYSHVFYPLTNLTAEKHDGFITPKSDGRAITAFTGKLLVQGEPDGSSFPNGGLRSTFEARGYTAWDATSPAWLMRTPNGVTLCIPTVFVSWTGEALDKKTPLLRSNAAVNRQAKRVLQLLGETEIAPINSSCGAEQEYFLVDNALMALRPDLQLSGRSLFGAPPAKGQQFDDHYFGAIPERVQVFMQDVEDQLYRLGVPAKTRHNEVAPGQFEIAPVHEAANVATDHQQLIMTVLKSTAKKHGFTCLLHEKPFAGVNGSGKHVNWSIGNSTQGNLLDPGSTPHENMQFLLFCGAVIRGVHQYGPLMRAAIATASNDHRLGANEAPPAIISVYLGSQLEDVFNQIKGGQLKSSATGGMMRLGIDSLPEFPKDAGDRNRTSPFAFTGNRFEFRAVGSGQSVAGPLVVLNTVLADSLAWIADQLEARTAKGESVEKASMAVLQQITQENGNVIFGGDGYSSEWHELAVKERGLENLRTTADALPVLQRPAIRDLFSRHNVLSPVELESRYEVYSEQYCLAIEVEARLAVRIARTQLYPAVSAYLGELAGSLQEQEAIGLNPSKALAQQIAGLNQQLLDRAAALETALGNAPHGSEAHMRHCADQLMVRMGELREAADALEGLVDDTAWPLPTYQEMLFVR
- a CDS encoding ABC transporter ATP-binding protein — encoded protein: MLAPSSAGFRRLLPLLKPHRPALIAGGACMLVFVVCWPLLAWLAGQLIPAIGAGDFNRVLQVIGLALTVFMLQKIAQFGQDTLLAGPALQVSQELRRRLFARLQRLDFGVLEKLSAGDLTYRLTEDADRVGEVIYKTIQDTTPSVLQLVVVFGYMVWLDWKLSIGTLLLAPLVAVLVSVFGAKVMGAAEKSQKQVSELASLLGEAISGLPLVRAFAAEPWLQQRFEVEIDLHRKARYRTQKLLALQYPVVGFLEAAGILAVLLMGAARIQSGDLDGQGFSSYVAALLMLIDPISHLTTNFNEFQQGQASLKRLREIEREAVEQPDRPDAQPLGRVAGELLLEQVSFGYDPQQPVLKNLSLQVKPGQVVALVGPSGAGKSTLFSLLLRFNTAQGGQVLLDGRNLADLKAAELRTAVALVPQQSAVFSGTVAEAIAFGRPATREQIQAAARLANADGFIEALPGGYDARVEERGSNFSGGQLQRLAIARAVLGNPAVLLLDEATSALDAEAEEAVQRGLDQAMQGRTVLVIAHRLSTVQEADSILVLENGKIVDQGNHDLLISRPGRYRDLCERQLIRGA
- a CDS encoding FAD-dependent monooxygenase, yielding MTLPPRFIVVGAGPAGLSLALQLAEGGAQVELIEASERFSRQFRGDALMPSGQEALARMGLLPLLEHLPQRPLEGWSVWLERQRLFQVAEPLGSLQPCRLVPQQSLLEALLERALRCPTLRWRPGQAVRRLLRCDGRISGVELSNGEALQADLVIGCDGRGSLLRQQAGIPLRHSGSPLELLWFALPGPIPSDCVWGFQTLVAGGRIGSACLNASGDLQLAWLLEPQDSAESLTPQEWAERLAALAPEPLAHLLQERGERLSAPVRFKVQVGMAERWQQPGLLLLGDAAHPMSPVRAQGINLALRDSLVAAELLLERSSDLDGAAQAIEKRRRAEVSQMQQLQQAEARQGHWLGHQRILRTGLIGGRAITGPLAQRVWTNRQGPLRDGRWNALAGANLQP